The genome window TGATGACGTTCTTGGGCGACCTCCCTGCAGCTTCAAGGTGGAACCCCTGCTCAGCGTGCCCGTGTGGCGCGGGACTGCCACACACTTGTGTGTTGTGGTTGGCCTCTTCCAGATGCACCATCTTGTGCGGGGAGCGGGGCATTGCACCGCCACATCCGCTCCTGGCACAAGCTTGACTGGAGCAGGATGTGGCGTTGAATCCCTGGACTGGTGGGGTGAATTGGGCTCTAGCCACAGTTGGGTTCTGCGAACATCTCCAGTCTGCGCCAGTGGAGACAAATCAATGCCGTCCACGTCTGCACACgtctctccccatcccattcAAGATTCCATGGTTGACCCGCCGATAGCGTTTGTCGACAGCTCCCGCCCAATTCGGCCACACACCTGAGCCTTTTCTCTCACCTGCCTATCACTGCTTTGCTTTGTATCTGTGCAAATTTTCTCTTGCTTGTCCAGTCTAGACTCTGAAGCGCACGCATTGCCTTGCGGTGGGGAAACTCTTACCTTTGCGATTTGGCGGTCCAAGCCTGAACCTGCCGAGCCAGTCCGCCAGCGAAGCCCTCGCCAAACAAACACAAATCGATCGACCAGAAACACAGACCACTTCCTTACCTCATTCCGTACCCGCAAACACCTCCAACCTAGAACCGCAAAGTAGTTCCCACGCAACCTGGACTGCCTTTTGCGCTGTTGCTGCCCTACAGACGACCACCCCTCAGGAAACCAGGCTGTTGATATGCCACACCACAGCACACTGTCATGGCCGAAAACAAGATGCAACTCGAAGATTGTATGTATCTTTTTTGGTACCGCTCTGTTGGATGACACCTGTTGACCTGTTTGCCCAGGGTTGGACGACCTTTGTGTCCGATTCATCATAAACCTGCCCAAGGAGGATCTGTCATCCGTGGCCCGAATTTGCTTCCAGGTCGAAGAGGCACAATGGTTCTACGAAGATTTTATACGTCCGCTGGACCCTACACTCCCGTCGATGTCGCTCCGAAGTTTCTGTCTTCGAATCTTCCAGCACTGTCCCCTGCtggcctccttctcggcTGAAAACCACATGCGAGCGTTCGAGGAGTTTCTCCAGTACAAGACCAGAGTTCCCGTCAGAGGAGCTATCCTGCTGAATGAGGCCATGGACTCGACTGTGTTGGTCAAGGGCTGGAAGAAGGGCGCCAACTGGAGTTTCCCCAGAGGCAAAATCAAcaaggacgaggatgacttGGACTGCGCCATTCGAGAGGTCTACGAGGAAACAGGTTTCGACATCAGGGAAGCTGGGCTGGTGCCTAGGGATGATGAAGTGAAGTACATCCAGATGTCGATGCGGGATCAGCAAATTCGACTCTATGTTTTCCGGAATGTGCCCATGGACACCAACTTCCATCCAAAGACCAGGAAAGAGATCAGTAAAATTCAGTGGTACAAGCTCTCTGAGCTTCCCGCGTTTCGGAACCGCAAGGGGAATCAACAGGATGATGCCGCTGCGGCTTCGAATGCGAACAAGTTCTACATGGTGGCTCCTTTTCTTGTCCAACTCAAGAAATGGGTCCAACAGCAAAAGCAGAAGGACGCAGCCCGCGGATCGCATGTACCTGTCCATATTCCTATCGAAGAACCTCTCACAGAGGATGACCTCGGTACCCAGACAGAGCCTGTTGCTGGGCCCACGGAGAGCATCGAAACCATTGAAGGGGCGACGGCTGAACTTCAGCGTCTTCTCCAGGTGCAGCCTCCCCCTAGTGGGACACATGTGAATCCGCACCCTGCTCCGGCGGCGACAGCCAACAAAGGGAACGCTCTGTTGGCCCTTCTTCAAAAGAATACTGAGACCGAGGCggctcatcttcctcaaggGTATCACGAGCAGCCCCAGCATTATCAACAGCTGCcccagcaacatcaccaacagcctCCGCAGCCTCAACATCAGTattaccagcagcagcagtacgGTAACCAAGTCCCGCACACGCCGTTGGAGCTCACTTACACGACTGCTCCGGAGCCGCACACTccgcaccatcatcatccaaccaACCGGTTACCTGTACCACCTAATCAGCCGCCGCCCAACTTCCCTATCCAACCTCACGGGAATCAAAATGTCTCTCAAGAATACTTTACACAACAGCGGGTCCCCCACCAGATGCCTACCCAGGCCTACGGGGATAACTCGTACATGGCTGGCCCGCGTCCAGTGCAGAAGGAACCCGTTCTTCTCCACCCGCAGCCGTTGCCCCCCCAGGTTCAGCAATCACTTCTCACCAGAAGCATTCTTCAGACTCCCAACATTCCAGAGACTGCCCACCATAATGGTTTGCAAGCGCCGCAGGGAAGCCACCATTCGATCCCGGTCCAGGGGCAAGATGGAGCTGGTTATCAGAATCAAGGAGCACCTCGAAAGGCTGCTCCTCAGCTGACACATCATCACATGTCTCTTCTGAATGCTTTCAAGAGCAATACCTCCCGTACACAAGAAACAACGCCGGTGGCTACCCCTCAAAGCGATGTCGCTCCCGCGGGACAACAGCACGCTGGCTATCATCCGTCTGGACAGGGCTGGCCCAGTGCTCCATCCCATACACAAGCTCCCAACTCAGCTGCGCAGTATTTGTCGCACCACGCGGTGAATGTTCCTCAGGGTTATGGTGAGCGGTATGGGCCTCAGCCGCAGCATGCAGTGGCTCCACAAGTGTCACAACACGCCGCCGCAAACCCAGTTGTGGCCCCAAGACCGCCGCAATCAACGGAGTCGCACCGCTCGGCGTTGTTGGACATGTTCAAAAAGCCAGGCCGTGGAAGTCCCCTAAGCAACGAAATCACAAGATCGTCCATCAAGTCGGACGGTGAACGGCCAGGATATGGGTCCAATAATAGCCAACCATATGGCGGACCATCCAATGCGGAGGCCATCGCCCGAGCTGCTGAAGCCAATGGTGCTCCCGTCCAGATGAATCCAGAGCTCAACCTTCCATACAGGGCCGTTCAGATCCTCACTCGGCCCAAGCAGCCCGAGTCGGCCCAAAGCAATGACTCGATGGACTCGCAAATCCATCGTCTTCAGAGACGCTTGAGCCCCCAGAGGAAGGATGCCAGGAATTCAGGCTCTGGTCTTCCGTCTCCGCGGGACCGCTCTTTGTTCCATCAGCTTGACCAGGAGACGAAGTCCCCCCAGCTCCCGCCAGCCCAGGCGGGCAGCCTTCCATACGGTCAGCCTCAGCCTCAGCGCCAGTCGCCGTACGCAAGTCCTACTTTCCCACCTCAGCAACCTGTTGGTCCGCCCCAGCAACTGCTGCAGCATCAGCAGTatcagcatcatcagcgTCAACCTAGTGGCAACGCGGACCAGAAGCAGAAGTTGCTGTCGCTTTTCGGAAAGGCACAGCCCTCGCCCACTGGGCTTTCGGCCAACGGCAAGATGAAGGAGTCCATGGTGTATGATCAAGTCCGGTCTACTACTCCCAGATCGAGAGTTGCGTCTCTTGCGTCACAGGGCAACGCCGGCGGCATGGCCCCGTCAGTCACAGGCGTGGAGAATGTCCATGCAACCGGCAACAGTAGTCGGGTACCGAGCGCAACCAACTCTCGCCGGGGCAGCCAGACACCCATCTCCCCAGCCGATCGGAACTTTTTGCTTTTGTATTTGGAGTCGGTATCTAATCAGGCGCGCTCCCAGACATGATATCTGGGTTTGAAGTAGGGCAtatgttgtttttttgtttgttctTGGGGA of Podospora pseudopauciseta strain CBS 411.78 chromosome 7 map unlocalized CBS411.78m_7, whole genome shotgun sequence contains these proteins:
- the DCP2 gene encoding mRNA-decapping enzyme subunit 2 (COG:A; EggNog:ENOG503NYHF); translated protein: MAENKMQLEDWLDDLCVRFIINLPKEDLSSVARICFQVEEAQWFYEDFIRPLDPTLPSMSLRSFCLRIFQHCPLLASFSAENHMRAFEEFLQYKTRVPVRGAILLNEAMDSTVLVKGWKKGANWSFPRGKINKDEDDLDCAIREVYEETGFDIREAGLVPRDDEVKYIQMSMRDQQIRLYVFRNVPMDTNFHPKTRKEISKIQWYKLSELPAFRNRKGNQQDDAAAASNANKFYMVAPFLVQLKKWVQQQKQKDAARGSHVPVHIPIEEPLTEDDLGTQTEPVAGPTESIETIEGATAELQRLLQVQPPPSGTHVNPHPAPAATANKGNALLALLQKNTETEAAHLPQGYHEQPQHYQQLPQQHHQQPPQPQHQYYQQQQYGNQVPHTPLELTYTTAPEPHTPHHHHPTNRLPVPPNQPPPNFPIQPHGNQNVSQEYFTQQRVPHQMPTQAYGDNSYMAGPRPVQKEPVLLHPQPLPPQVQQSLLTRSILQTPNIPETAHHNGLQAPQGSHHSIPVQGQDGAGYQNQGAPRKAAPQLTHHHMSLLNAFKSNTSRTQETTPVATPQSDVAPAGQQHAGYHPSGQGWPSAPSHTQAPNSAAQYLSHHAVNVPQGYGERYGPQPQHAVAPQVSQHAAANPVVAPRPPQSTESHRSALLDMFKKPGRGSPLSNEITRSSIKSDGERPGYGSNNSQPYGGPSNAEAIARAAEANGAPVQMNPELNLPYRAVQILTRPKQPESAQSNDSMDSQIHRLQRRLSPQRKDARNSGSGLPSPRDRSLFHQLDQETKSPQLPPAQAGSLPYGQPQPQRQSPYASPTFPPQQPVGPPQQLLQHQQYQHHQRQPSGNADQKQKLLSLFGKAQPSPTGLSANGKMKESMVYDQVRSTTPRSRVASLASQGNAGGMAPSVTGVENVHATGNSSRVPSATNSRRGSQTPISPADRNFLLLYLESVSNQARSQT